Proteins from a genomic interval of Amycolatopsis sp. cg13:
- a CDS encoding MCE family protein — protein sequence MRNLAAPLVKSLIFILVTVLATVILALSITGGSVGGSQRYGATFVDATALNVGDDVRISGVKVGQIEDLGVTDHNRAHVSFSLENGRTVPANVTAVIKYRNMVGQRYLALERPRAAAGVLPPDGEIPLDRTTPALDLTDLFNGFKPLFQALSPKDVNDLSGEIVQVLQGEGGTVTELLQHTGSLTSTLASRDRVIGEVIGNLNSVLKTVNGKGDSLATLVSTLRQLVSGLAEDRTAIGDAVSGLADLTQSTSGLLTEIRPGLKDSISGLDALTRNLNKGEADVDKALTTLPRKLNAIGTLGSYGSWMNFYLCSAVLETTPPRGVPATAARCGA from the coding sequence GTGAGAAACCTTGCCGCTCCCCTGGTCAAAAGCTTGATCTTCATCCTGGTCACGGTCCTCGCGACGGTCATTCTCGCGTTGTCGATCACCGGCGGTTCGGTCGGCGGGAGCCAGCGGTACGGAGCGACTTTCGTCGATGCCACCGCGTTGAATGTCGGCGATGACGTGCGGATTTCCGGGGTGAAGGTCGGGCAGATCGAAGACCTCGGCGTGACTGATCACAACCGCGCGCACGTCAGCTTCTCGCTCGAGAACGGCCGCACGGTGCCGGCCAACGTGACCGCGGTGATCAAGTACCGCAACATGGTCGGCCAGCGCTATCTCGCGCTGGAACGCCCCCGCGCCGCCGCCGGGGTGTTGCCTCCAGACGGCGAAATCCCTCTCGACCGCACGACTCCCGCGCTCGACCTGACCGACCTGTTCAACGGCTTCAAACCACTCTTCCAGGCCCTGTCGCCCAAGGACGTCAACGACCTGTCCGGCGAGATTGTCCAAGTGCTGCAAGGAGAAGGCGGAACGGTCACCGAACTGCTGCAGCACACCGGATCGCTCACCAGCACCCTGGCCAGCCGGGACCGCGTGATCGGCGAGGTGATCGGCAATCTGAACTCGGTGCTGAAAACGGTGAACGGCAAGGGAGATTCGCTCGCGACGCTGGTGTCGACCCTGCGCCAGCTCGTGTCCGGCCTCGCCGAAGACCGCACGGCGATCGGCGACGCGGTGTCCGGGCTGGCCGACCTGACGCAGTCCACCAGCGGGCTGCTCACCGAAATCCGCCCAGGCCTGAAGGACAGCATCTCCGGTCTCGACGCGCTGACCCGGAACCTGAACAAGGGGGAAGCCGACGTGGACAAGGCACTGACCACGTTGCCGCGCAAGCTCAACGCCATCGGCACGCTCGGGTCGTACGGCTCGTGGATGAACTTCTACCTGTGCAGCGCCGTTCTGGAAACGACTCCGCCGCGAGGCGTGCCGGCGACCGCGGCGAGGTGTGGCGCGTGA
- a CDS encoding MCE family protein, whose amino-acid sequence MNRRWHKTRVRTAGVLFLAALSAFVLLTVKIYNKDFTTTVPVTLQADRVGNQLRAGGQVKARGVVVGEIRGVHAIRGGAEISLALDPEQVKWLPVNVSALLVPKTLFGERYVQLSIPDTGRGRPLQAGDVLSQDRSANAIELERVFDNLLPVLKAVQPQKLATTLTAVSTALQGRGAQLGQTLATASDYLRRFNPNLPQLDRNVRDLATVTQMYGDIAPDLLDALTDSSVTLGTVDAKRTDLGSLYQQVTTSSQDLTTFLRQNRNNIIALSSDSRRPLEIGAKYSPSFPCTLQALTDLKPSMDRILGAGSKEPGLHVEVTVSQSRGKYVPGKDAPAYTEKTGPRCYPSGVVPSAGTPAATPSTGDLGIANSPQEQQFLAPLIAPSLGMSTADVPMWSSVLVGPLYRGTEVTAK is encoded by the coding sequence ATGAACCGGCGCTGGCACAAGACCCGAGTCCGCACCGCCGGGGTGCTGTTCTTGGCGGCGCTGTCGGCGTTCGTGCTGCTCACGGTGAAGATCTACAACAAGGACTTCACCACCACCGTGCCGGTGACGCTGCAAGCCGATCGCGTCGGCAACCAGCTGCGCGCGGGCGGGCAAGTGAAGGCGCGCGGCGTCGTGGTCGGCGAGATCCGGGGCGTGCACGCGATCCGCGGCGGCGCGGAGATCTCGCTGGCGCTGGACCCGGAGCAGGTGAAATGGCTGCCGGTCAACGTTTCCGCGTTGCTGGTGCCCAAGACCCTCTTCGGCGAACGGTACGTGCAACTGTCCATTCCGGACACTGGCCGAGGGCGGCCGTTGCAGGCCGGAGATGTGCTCTCGCAGGACCGGTCGGCGAACGCGATCGAGCTGGAGCGGGTCTTCGACAACCTGCTGCCGGTGTTGAAAGCCGTCCAGCCGCAGAAACTCGCGACCACGCTGACCGCGGTTTCGACGGCGTTGCAAGGCCGCGGCGCACAACTGGGCCAGACGTTGGCGACCGCGTCGGACTACCTGCGGCGGTTCAACCCGAACCTGCCGCAGCTGGACAGAAACGTGCGCGACCTCGCCACCGTCACCCAGATGTACGGCGACATCGCACCCGATCTACTCGACGCGCTCACCGATTCGTCGGTCACCCTCGGCACGGTCGACGCGAAGCGCACGGACCTCGGCTCGCTGTATCAGCAGGTCACCACGTCGTCGCAGGACCTCACGACGTTCCTGCGGCAGAACCGGAACAACATCATCGCGTTGTCCTCCGACAGCCGCCGTCCGCTCGAAATCGGCGCTAAGTACTCCCCCAGCTTCCCTTGCACTCTACAGGCGCTCACCGACTTAAAACCGTCGATGGACCGGATCCTCGGCGCTGGGTCGAAGGAACCCGGCCTGCACGTCGAGGTCACCGTGTCGCAGTCGCGCGGGAAATACGTGCCGGGCAAGGACGCGCCCGCGTATACCGAAAAGACCGGCCCGCGCTGCTACCCGAGCGGGGTCGTGCCGAGCGCCGGAACTCCGGCGGCCACGCCGTCGACCGGCGACCTCGGCATCGCGAATTCCCCGCAGGAGCAACAGTTCCTGGCCCCGCTGATCGCGCCGTCCCTGGGCATGTCGACCGCTGACGTGCCGATGTGGAGCAGCGTGCTCGTCGGCCCGCTCTACCGCGGAACGGAGGTGACGGCGAAGTGA
- a CDS encoding ABC transporter permease gives MAFPGAAALHQTGRLYALGLDVVRLTFRRPFQFRELVQQFWFIASVSILPTALVSIPFGAVIALHIGSLTTQIGAQSFTGAASVLAIIQQASPIVTALLIAGAGGSAMCADLGSRTIREEIDAMEVLGVSPIQRLIVPRVLAAMGVAVFLNGMVSVVGVLGGYFFNVIMQGGTPGAYLASFSALAQLPDLWISEIKALLFGFVAAVVASYRGLNPRGGPKGVGDAVNQSVVITFLLLFVLNLILTTVYLQLVPPKGS, from the coding sequence ATGGCGTTTCCCGGCGCCGCGGCACTGCACCAGACCGGCCGGCTTTACGCACTGGGGCTCGACGTCGTCCGGCTGACGTTCCGCCGTCCGTTCCAGTTCCGTGAACTCGTGCAGCAGTTCTGGTTCATCGCGAGCGTGTCGATCCTGCCGACCGCGCTGGTGTCGATCCCGTTCGGCGCGGTGATCGCGCTGCACATCGGGTCGCTGACCACGCAGATCGGCGCGCAGTCGTTCACCGGCGCGGCGAGCGTGCTGGCGATCATCCAGCAGGCCAGCCCGATCGTGACCGCGCTGCTCATCGCGGGCGCGGGCGGCAGCGCGATGTGCGCCGACCTCGGCTCCCGCACCATCCGCGAGGAAATCGACGCGATGGAGGTGCTGGGAGTTTCGCCGATCCAGCGCCTGATCGTGCCGCGCGTGCTGGCCGCGATGGGCGTGGCGGTGTTCCTCAACGGCATGGTCAGCGTGGTCGGCGTGCTCGGCGGCTACTTCTTCAACGTGATCATGCAGGGCGGCACGCCGGGCGCGTACCTGGCGAGTTTCTCCGCGCTGGCACAGCTTCCCGACCTGTGGATCAGCGAGATCAAGGCGTTGCTGTTCGGATTCGTCGCGGCGGTCGTCGCGTCTTATCGGGGGCTGAATCCGCGCGGCGGGCCGAAGGGCGTCGGCGACGCGGTGAACCAGTCCGTCGTCATCACGTTCCTGCTGCTGTTCGTGCTGAACCTGATCCTCACCACGGTGTACCTCCAGCTCGTGCCGCCGAAGGGAAGCTGA
- a CDS encoding AAA family ATPase — MSEPRVRRAEIAVEQAHVDRVYTRLAELRTQAEAMRAKGYELGQGAQREAIFEQASMLFERDMMVYHANQTLQTLDAEYEGLVFGRLDHLDREHIYVGRLGIRDTEFDNLVTDWRAPAAAAFYQATAEEPMDVVRRRVIRCSGQTVLDVDDDVLIADAVPEDMQIVGEGALMAALGRSRGEKMRDIVATIQKEQDDVIRAPWRGVTEITGGPGTGKTAVALHRAAYLLYRHRRQLGGAGVLVIGPSGVFTTYISRVLPSMGETNVELRALGEVLDGLEATRQDTAALAAIKGSLRMRKVLLRALRDTPPEAPTELKIVYRGEVLKLTARELEKVRRKAHTQGAPPNRSRVRVAELLLAALADKAEEYAKADGKEIDRAELINDLGERIDFHRFLVVWWPVLYPAQVLKWLGTEKRLAAASKGILNRNEISLLAADFADRARGWSVADVALLDELRVLVGPEPKRRRRQTVVEVAPERGSSGGAPHRPEHYDEYSHVVVDESQDLSPMQWRMVGRRGKYASWTVVGDPVQSSWPDPDEAAQARDQAFGVKTTRRRFTLRTNYRNSAEIFDLAAKVVAGHAQADELPKAVRTTGIEPEVRPVDQAALVTATQTAAKELLGAVEGTVGVITAMDRVEEVEGWLAGQTDERLKVVGSLDSKGLEYDAVVLVEPMDLVTESSTGRRVLYVALTRATQQLIVLASNPDWLPHA, encoded by the coding sequence GTGTCGGAACCCCGGGTGAGACGGGCTGAGATCGCCGTCGAGCAGGCACACGTCGACCGGGTCTACACGCGGCTCGCCGAGCTGCGGACCCAGGCCGAGGCGATGCGGGCCAAGGGCTACGAGCTGGGCCAAGGCGCCCAGCGCGAAGCGATCTTCGAGCAGGCGTCGATGCTGTTCGAACGCGACATGATGGTCTACCACGCGAACCAGACCCTGCAGACGCTCGACGCCGAGTACGAGGGCCTGGTCTTCGGCAGGCTCGACCACCTCGACCGCGAGCACATCTACGTGGGCCGCCTCGGCATCCGCGACACCGAGTTCGACAACCTGGTCACCGACTGGCGCGCGCCCGCCGCCGCCGCGTTCTACCAGGCCACCGCCGAAGAGCCGATGGACGTCGTGCGCCGCCGCGTGATCCGCTGCTCCGGGCAGACGGTGCTGGACGTGGACGACGACGTGCTGATCGCCGACGCCGTGCCCGAGGACATGCAGATCGTCGGCGAGGGCGCGCTGATGGCCGCGCTCGGCCGCTCGCGCGGCGAGAAGATGCGCGACATCGTCGCCACGATCCAAAAGGAACAGGACGACGTCATCCGCGCGCCGTGGCGCGGGGTCACCGAGATCACCGGCGGTCCAGGCACTGGCAAGACGGCGGTCGCGCTGCACCGCGCGGCGTACCTGCTGTACCGGCACCGCCGTCAGCTCGGCGGCGCGGGCGTGCTGGTGATCGGCCCTTCGGGCGTCTTCACCACGTACATCTCGCGCGTGTTGCCGTCGATGGGCGAAACGAACGTCGAACTGCGCGCGCTCGGCGAAGTGCTCGACGGTCTCGAAGCGACGCGCCAGGACACAGCCGCGCTGGCCGCGATCAAGGGTTCGCTTCGGATGCGAAAGGTGCTTCTGCGCGCGTTGCGCGACACCCCGCCCGAAGCGCCGACAGAGCTGAAGATCGTCTACCGCGGCGAAGTACTGAAGCTCACCGCGCGCGAGTTGGAGAAGGTACGGCGCAAGGCGCACACGCAGGGCGCGCCGCCGAACCGGTCGCGCGTACGCGTGGCAGAGCTACTTCTGGCCGCGCTCGCGGACAAGGCCGAGGAGTACGCGAAGGCGGACGGCAAGGAGATCGACCGCGCAGAGCTGATCAACGATCTCGGCGAGCGCATCGACTTCCACCGCTTCCTCGTCGTGTGGTGGCCGGTGTTGTACCCGGCGCAGGTGCTCAAGTGGCTCGGCACGGAGAAGCGGCTGGCCGCGGCGTCGAAGGGCATCCTGAACCGGAACGAGATCAGCTTGCTGGCGGCCGATTTCGCGGACCGCGCGCGCGGCTGGTCGGTGGCCGACGTCGCGTTGCTGGACGAGCTGCGCGTGCTGGTCGGGCCGGAGCCGAAGCGGCGCCGTCGCCAGACCGTGGTCGAGGTGGCCCCTGAGCGCGGCAGTTCCGGCGGCGCGCCGCACCGCCCGGAGCACTACGACGAGTACTCGCACGTGGTCGTCGACGAATCGCAGGACCTTTCGCCGATGCAGTGGCGGATGGTCGGCCGTCGCGGCAAGTACGCGAGCTGGACCGTCGTGGGCGACCCGGTGCAGAGTTCGTGGCCGGATCCGGACGAGGCGGCACAGGCCCGTGACCAGGCGTTCGGCGTGAAGACCACACGGCGGCGCTTCACGCTTCGCACGAACTACCGGAACTCGGCGGAGATCTTCGATCTGGCGGCGAAGGTCGTGGCCGGCCACGCGCAGGCCGACGAGCTGCCCAAGGCCGTGCGCACCACCGGAATCGAGCCGGAGGTCCGCCCGGTCGATCAGGCCGCGCTGGTGACCGCGACGCAGACCGCGGCGAAGGAACTGCTCGGCGCGGTCGAGGGCACGGTCGGTGTGATCACTGCCATGGACCGCGTCGAAGAGGTCGAAGGCTGGCTCGCCGGGCAGACCGACGAGCGGCTGAAGGTCGTCGGCAGCCTCGATTCGAAGGGCCTCGAATACGACGCGGTCGTGCTGGTCGAGCCCATGGACCTGGTCACCGAGTCCTCCACCGGACGGCGCGTGCTGTACGTCGCGCTCACCCGCGCGACGCAGCAGCTGATCGTGCTCGCCTCGAACCCGGACTGGCTGCCGCACGCGTGA
- a CDS encoding MCE family protein, with translation MKSFRERNPLVLGIVGSVALAAILTGTLNYNNLPFLGGTTYQAEFGEAAGLQADDEVRIAGIKVGEVSRVDLDDDHVLVSFRVKNAWIGDRTSAQIKIKTLLGRKFLALDPSGRGEQNPDQPIPRDRTVTPYDVTDAFNGLADTAGAIDTKQLATSFSTISDTFRNSPQHVRTALDGLSALSKTVSSRDNEIAELLANARKLTTTLANSNDDFEKLVKDGDLLLTELDHRREAIHQLLVGTQQLAKQLSGLVSDNTAQLAPALKQLDQVTDLLQRQDANLTQSLKLAGPYFRVLNNTAGNGRWLDSYLCGLIPENRDPCTPPKGGAK, from the coding sequence GTGAAGTCGTTCCGGGAGCGCAATCCGCTCGTGCTGGGAATCGTCGGCAGCGTCGCGCTGGCCGCGATCCTCACCGGCACGCTGAACTACAACAACCTGCCGTTCCTCGGCGGCACCACCTACCAGGCCGAATTCGGCGAGGCCGCCGGGCTGCAGGCGGACGACGAGGTGCGGATCGCCGGGATCAAGGTCGGCGAGGTGTCCCGGGTGGACCTGGACGACGACCACGTGCTGGTCAGCTTCCGGGTGAAGAACGCCTGGATCGGCGATCGGACGTCGGCGCAGATCAAGATCAAAACGTTGCTGGGCCGGAAGTTCCTCGCCCTCGACCCGTCCGGCCGCGGGGAACAGAACCCAGACCAGCCGATCCCGCGCGACCGCACGGTGACCCCGTACGACGTGACCGACGCGTTCAACGGCCTCGCCGACACGGCGGGCGCGATCGACACGAAACAGCTCGCGACCAGCTTCTCCACCATCAGCGACACCTTCCGCAACTCGCCGCAGCACGTCCGCACCGCGCTCGACGGGCTCAGCGCGTTGTCGAAAACGGTCTCGTCGCGCGACAACGAGATCGCCGAACTGCTGGCCAACGCACGCAAACTGACCACCACGCTCGCGAACTCGAACGACGACTTCGAGAAGCTCGTCAAAGACGGCGACCTGCTGCTCACCGAACTGGACCACCGCCGTGAAGCGATCCACCAGCTGCTCGTGGGAACCCAGCAGCTCGCGAAACAGCTGTCCGGCTTGGTTTCGGACAACACCGCGCAGCTCGCGCCAGCGTTGAAGCAGCTCGACCAGGTCACCGACCTGCTGCAACGCCAAGACGCGAACCTGACGCAAAGCCTCAAGCTCGCCGGACCGTACTTCCGCGTGCTGAACAACACGGCGGGCAACGGCCGTTGGCTCGACAGCTACCTGTGCGGCCTCATCCCGGAGAACCGCGATCCGTGCACCCCGCCGAAGGGAGGCGCGAAATGA
- a CDS encoding MlaE family ABC transporter permease yields MATPTPTRVLEAIDRRLGFLDTLGDQILFFLRTLGWVPRAVRRYLREIVRLLAEVSFGSGALAVIGGTIGVMVGMTVATGTVVGLQGYSALNQVGTSAFAGFISAYFNTREIAPLVAGLALSATVGCGFTAQLGAMRISEEIDALEVMGIPSVPYLVTTRVIAGFIAVIPLYAVGLLSSYLASRQVTVWGFGQSAGTYDHYFLLFLPPGDVLWSFGKVLIFSVVVVLAHCYYGFRASGGPAGVGVAVGRAVRTAIVAISVLDFFLSLAIWGATTTVQVAG; encoded by the coding sequence ATGGCCACCCCGACTCCGACGCGCGTGCTCGAAGCCATCGACCGCAGGCTGGGCTTCCTCGACACCCTCGGCGACCAGATCCTGTTCTTCCTGCGCACGCTCGGCTGGGTGCCGCGCGCGGTGCGCCGGTACCTGCGCGAGATTGTCCGGCTGCTGGCCGAGGTGAGCTTCGGCAGCGGCGCGCTGGCGGTGATCGGCGGAACGATCGGCGTAATGGTCGGGATGACCGTCGCGACCGGGACTGTCGTTGGGCTGCAAGGGTATTCGGCACTGAACCAGGTGGGCACGTCGGCGTTCGCCGGGTTCATTTCGGCGTACTTCAACACGCGCGAGATCGCGCCGCTGGTGGCCGGGCTGGCGTTGTCGGCGACGGTCGGTTGCGGCTTCACCGCCCAACTGGGCGCGATGCGGATCTCGGAGGAGATCGACGCGCTCGAGGTGATGGGCATCCCGAGCGTGCCGTATCTGGTGACCACGCGGGTGATCGCCGGGTTCATCGCGGTGATTCCGCTGTACGCCGTGGGGCTGTTGTCGTCGTATCTCGCGTCGCGGCAGGTCACGGTGTGGGGCTTCGGGCAATCGGCGGGCACGTACGACCATTACTTCCTGTTGTTCCTGCCGCCCGGCGACGTGCTGTGGTCGTTCGGGAAGGTGCTGATCTTCAGCGTCGTCGTGGTGCTCGCGCATTGCTATTACGGCTTCCGCGCGAGCGGCGGTCCGGCCGGCGTCGGCGTCGCGGTGGGCCGGGCGGTGCGGACGGCGATCGTCGCGATCAGCGTCCTGGACTTCTTCCTCAGCCTCGCCATCTGGGGCGCCACGACGACCGTCCAGGTGGCCGGATGA
- the rsmD gene encoding 16S rRNA (guanine(966)-N(2))-methyltransferase RsmD: protein MTRIVAGKAGGRRLKVPPKGTRPTSERVREALFNALEVAGELDGARVLDLYAGSGALGLEALSRGAKDAWFVEADRRAVDVLRGNVADLRLGGTVRAGQVETVVAAPASVQFDVVLADPPYAVDAASLGTVLASLHSGGWLADGALTVIERAARDGAPEWPSTFKPLRDKRYGDTALYWAEYDSSSEV from the coding sequence GTGACGAGGATCGTGGCGGGGAAGGCGGGCGGACGGCGGCTGAAGGTGCCGCCGAAAGGCACCCGTCCTACGTCGGAGCGGGTGCGGGAAGCACTGTTCAACGCCCTCGAAGTGGCCGGTGAGCTGGACGGAGCTCGCGTACTTGACCTCTACGCCGGCTCGGGTGCGCTCGGTCTCGAAGCGCTTTCTCGGGGTGCCAAGGACGCGTGGTTCGTGGAAGCCGACCGTCGGGCGGTAGACGTGCTTCGCGGCAACGTCGCCGATTTACGGCTAGGCGGCACGGTGCGGGCGGGCCAGGTTGAGACGGTTGTCGCTGCTCCTGCGTCGGTGCAGTTCGACGTAGTGCTCGCAGACCCGCCGTACGCGGTTGACGCTGCTTCGCTGGGTACTGTGCTCGCTTCGTTGCACAGTGGTGGCTGGCTTGCTGACGGCGCGTTGACGGTGATTGAACGGGCTGCGCGCGACGGTGCTCCGGAGTGGCCGTCGACGTTTAAGCCGCTTCGCGACAAGCGCTACGGCGATACAGCGTTGTACTGGGCGGAGTACGACAGCTCATCTGAGGTGTGA
- the coaD gene encoding pantetheine-phosphate adenylyltransferase: MRRAVCPGSYDPATNGHLDIIERASALFDEVVVAVGVNKSKKGLFSVEERMEILREITAKLPNVRVDSWQGLLVDYCRDNDIAAVAKGLRSVSDFDYELQMAQMNRELTGLETLLMANNPAYGFVSSSLVKEIAALGGDIENLVPPVVYERLVAVYAKQD, encoded by the coding sequence ATGCGGCGTGCGGTCTGTCCCGGTTCTTACGATCCGGCCACCAACGGACATCTCGACATCATCGAGCGTGCTTCGGCGCTCTTCGACGAGGTTGTCGTCGCGGTGGGGGTGAACAAGAGCAAGAAGGGCCTCTTCAGCGTCGAGGAACGCATGGAGATCCTCCGCGAGATCACCGCGAAGCTGCCGAACGTACGCGTCGATTCGTGGCAGGGCCTGCTCGTGGACTACTGCCGCGACAACGACATCGCCGCGGTCGCGAAGGGCCTTCGCTCGGTCAGCGACTTCGACTACGAGCTGCAGATGGCTCAGATGAACCGTGAGCTCACCGGCCTCGAAACGCTGCTGATGGCGAACAACCCCGCGTACGGCTTCGTGTCCAGTTCGCTGGTCAAGGAGATCGCGGCGCTCGGCGGCGACATCGAGAACCTGGTGCCGCCGGTGGTGTACGAACGCCTCGTCGCGGTCTACGCCAAACAGGACTGA
- a CDS encoding alpha/beta fold hydrolase: MEVFDWRGQQVRWSRQGAGPPLVFCHGTPWSSKLWEPIASTFAQDFTVYLWDMPGYGSSTMADGQDVSLAAQGETFAALLGHWGLEEPDVVAHDYGGAVSLRAFLLHGAAYRSLALVDVVALAPWGSEFFRLVAENADVFAQLPPNLHEALVREYIAGAAHRPLSAEAHDMLVTPWLGSAGQAAFYRQIAQADQRYTDEIEPRYRDISVPTLVVWGTEDTWIPVDRAHRLAGMIPGAGLELVRSAGHLIQLDAPEALTASLHRWLAR, translated from the coding sequence ATGGAGGTCTTCGACTGGCGCGGGCAGCAGGTGCGGTGGTCCCGGCAGGGTGCGGGGCCGCCGCTCGTGTTCTGTCACGGCACGCCGTGGTCGTCGAAGCTGTGGGAGCCGATCGCTTCGACGTTCGCGCAGGACTTCACCGTGTACCTGTGGGATATGCCGGGCTACGGCAGTTCCACGATGGCGGACGGCCAGGACGTTTCGCTGGCCGCGCAGGGCGAGACGTTCGCCGCGCTGCTGGGCCATTGGGGTCTCGAAGAGCCGGACGTCGTGGCGCACGACTACGGCGGCGCGGTCAGCCTGCGCGCGTTTCTGTTGCACGGCGCGGCTTATCGGTCGCTGGCGCTGGTGGACGTCGTCGCGCTGGCACCGTGGGGTTCGGAATTCTTCCGTCTGGTGGCCGAGAACGCGGACGTGTTCGCGCAGCTGCCGCCGAACCTGCACGAAGCGCTGGTGCGGGAGTACATCGCCGGTGCCGCCCACCGTCCGTTGTCCGCCGAAGCGCACGACATGCTGGTCACGCCGTGGCTCGGTTCGGCGGGACAGGCCGCGTTCTACCGGCAGATCGCGCAGGCCGATCAGCGGTACACCGACGAAATCGAACCGCGCTACCGCGACATCAGCGTGCCCACGCTCGTCGTGTGGGGCACCGAGGACACCTGGATCCCGGTCGACCGCGCGCACCGGCTCGCCGGGATGATCCCAGGCGCCGGACTGGAATTGGTCCGTTCGGCCGGGCACCTCATCCAACTCGACGCACCCGAGGCGTTGACGGCTTCGCTGCACCGCTGGCTCGCCCGCTGA
- a CDS encoding LLM class flavin-dependent oxidoreductase, with the protein MTSLPDVPLSVLDLSPVSEGKGVGEALRNTLDLARNAERLGYHRYWLAEHHNMPGIASSATAVLIGHVADATESIRVGSGGIMLPNHAPLVVAEQFGTLEAFHPGRIDLGIGRAPGTDQRTALALRGPGGLSAENFPEHLMELIAYFEPDAARGVNAVTAEGNKPPVWLLGSSGFSAQLAGRLGLPFSFAHHFAAENTIPAVRLYRENFRPSEVLSEPYVMLGVQVIAAETDERAEYLAGPSGLTFLSLRRGRPIALPTPEDAAEYPYTEMDRAFLAERFGSSIVGGPESVRKGLDQLLADTDANELMITTMVHGHEDRVRSYEIVADLKR; encoded by the coding sequence GTGACCTCCCTGCCTGACGTGCCGCTGTCCGTGCTCGACCTCTCCCCCGTTTCCGAAGGGAAGGGGGTCGGCGAGGCGCTGCGCAACACGCTCGATCTCGCCCGCAACGCCGAGCGGCTGGGCTACCACCGGTACTGGCTCGCCGAGCACCACAACATGCCCGGCATCGCCAGCTCGGCCACGGCGGTGCTGATCGGGCACGTCGCGGACGCCACCGAATCCATCCGCGTCGGCTCGGGCGGGATCATGCTGCCGAACCACGCGCCGCTCGTGGTGGCCGAGCAGTTCGGCACGCTGGAGGCGTTCCACCCGGGCCGGATCGACCTCGGCATCGGCCGCGCGCCGGGCACCGACCAGCGCACCGCGCTCGCGCTGCGCGGGCCGGGCGGGCTGTCCGCGGAGAACTTCCCCGAGCACCTGATGGAGCTGATCGCCTACTTCGAGCCGGACGCGGCGCGCGGCGTCAACGCGGTCACCGCCGAGGGCAACAAGCCGCCGGTGTGGCTGCTGGGTTCGTCCGGCTTCAGCGCGCAGCTGGCCGGACGGCTGGGGCTGCCGTTCTCCTTCGCGCACCACTTCGCGGCCGAGAACACGATTCCGGCGGTTCGGCTGTATCGCGAGAACTTCCGTCCGTCCGAGGTGCTTTCCGAGCCGTACGTGATGCTGGGCGTGCAGGTGATCGCCGCCGAGACCGACGAGCGCGCCGAGTATCTGGCCGGGCCGAGCGGGCTGACCTTCCTGAGCCTGCGCCGCGGCCGCCCGATCGCGCTGCCGACGCCGGAGGACGCCGCCGAGTACCCGTACACCGAGATGGACCGCGCGTTCCTCGCCGAGCGGTTCGGGTCGAGCATCGTCGGCGGGCCGGAGAGCGTCCGGAAGGGACTGGACCAGCTGCTGGCCGACACCGACGCGAACGAGCTGATGATCACCACGATGGTGCACGGTCACGAGGACCGCGTGCGTTCGTACGAGATCGTCGCGGACCTGAAGCGTTGA